The following proteins are encoded in a genomic region of Struthio camelus isolate bStrCam1 chromosome 3, bStrCam1.hap1, whole genome shotgun sequence:
- the KLHL31 gene encoding kelch-like protein 31, which translates to MAPKKKNVKKNKTDINEMTIIVEDGPLSKLNGLNGLLEGGNGFSCISSEVSDSSYSPNLLEGLSRMRQENFLCDLTISTKTKSFSVHKVVMASSSDYFHNILKKDPTTQRVDLNDVSPLGLATVITYAYTGKLTLSLYTIGSIISTAIYLQIHTLVKMCSDFLIQEISVENCMYIANIAETYGLKTTKEAAHKFIRDNFIEFSETDQFLKLTFDQINELLADDDLQLPSEIVAFQIAIKWLEFDQKRVKFAADLLGNIRFGTISAQDLVNYVQTVPRMMQDADCHKLLVDAMNYHLLPYHQNTLQSRRTRIRGGFRVLVTVGGRPALTEKSLSRDILYRDPENGWKKLSEMPAKSFNQCVTVMDGFLYVAGGEDQNDARNQAKHAVSNFCRYDPRFNTWIHLANMNQKRTHFSLNVFNGLLFAVGGRNSEGCLSSIECYVPATNQWQMKAPLEVPRCCHASAVVDGRILVTGGYINNAYSRSVCMYDPSNDNWQDKSSLSTPRGWHCAVSLLERVYVMGGSQLGGRGERVDVLPVECYSPYMGQWSYVAPLQTGVSTAGASTLNGKIYLVGGWNEIEKKYKKCIQCYNPDLNEWAEEDELPEATVGVSCCTISMPNNKTRESRASSVSSVPVSI; encoded by the exons ATGGCACCTAAGAAGAAGAatgtgaaaaagaacaaaacagatatCAATGAAATGACTATCATTGTGGAAGATGGCCCCCTGAGTAAACTAAATGGCTTGAATGGACTCTTAGAGGGAGGAAATGGTTTCAGCTGCATCTCATCTGAAGTTTCCGACTCATCTTATAGCCCAAATCTTTTGGAAGGTCTAAGCAGGATGAGACAAGAAAATTTTCTTTGTGACTTGACTATCAGTACCAAAACCAAATCTTTCAGTGTTCACAAGGTAGTGATGGCTTCAAGCAGTGACTACTTTCACAACATCTTAAAAAAAGATCCAACCACGCAAAGAGTAGACCTCAATGATGTATCCCCATTGGGTCTAGCTACTGTTATTACTTATGCTTATACTGGAAAACTTACGCTCTCACTTTATACAATAGGTAGTATTATTTCCACAGCAATCTATCTTCAAATTCACACCCTTGTAAAGATGTGCAGTGATTTTCTAATCCAAGAAATCAGTGTTGAGAATTGTATGTACATTGCCAATATTGCAGAAACATATGGACTGAAAACAACCAAAGAGGCAGCACACAAATTTATTAGAGACAACTTCATTGAATTTTCAGAAACGGATCAGTTCTTAAAACTTACTTTTGATCAGATTAATGAACTTCTTGCAGATGATGACTTGCAGTTGCCTTCTGAAATTGTTGCATTCCAGATTGCAATAAAATGGCTAGAATTTGACCAAAAAAGAGTAAAGTTTGCTGCAGATCTGTTAGGTAACATCCGTTTTGGTACCATCTCAGCTCAAGACCTTGTCAATTATGTTCAAACTGTACCGCGGATGATGCAAGATGCAGACTGCCATAAACTTCTAGTGGATGCCATGAACTACCATTTGCTTCCCTATCATCAGAATACACTGCAGTCCAGAAGAACAAGGATTCGGGGAGGTTTCAGAGTGTTAGTTACTGTTGGGGGACGGCCTGCACTAACAGAAAAGTCTCTTAGCAGAGACATCTTATACAGAGATCCTGAAAATGGATGGAAGAAGCTTAGTGAAATGCCTGCTAAAAGTTTTAATCAGTGTGTGACAGTGATGGATGGATTTCTGTATGTCGCTGGTGGGGAAGACCAGAACGATGCCAGAAACCAGGCCAAGCATGCAGTCAGCAATTTCTGCAG atATGATCCTCGTTTCAACACATGGATTCACCTGGCAAATATGAATCAGAAGCGTACCCACTTTAGCCTGAATGTATTCAATGGCCTCCTTTTTGCAGTGGGTGGTCGCAACTCCGAGGGGTGTCTCTCCTCCATTGAATGCTATGTGCCTGCAACCAACCAGTGGCAAATGAAGGCACCCCTGGAGGTGCCAAGGTGCTGCCATGCTAGTGCAGTGGTAGACGGTAGGATCCTGGTCACGGGAGGTTACATAAATAATGCTTATTCTCGTTCAGTGTGTATGTATGACCCGTCTAATGATAACTGGCAGGATAAATCCAGCCTTAGCACTCCAAGGGGATGGCACTGTGCTGTATCCCTTTTGGAGAGGGTCTATGTCATGGGTGGCTCGCagctgggagggcgaggggaaaGGGTGGATGTTCTCCCTGTGGAATGCTACAGTCCTTACATGGGGCAATGGAGTTATGTTGCACCCCTCCAAACTGGAGTTAGTACGGCAGGGGCCTCAACACTTAATGGGAAAATTTACTTAGTGGGGGGCTGGAATGAAATAGAGAAGAAATATAAGAAGTGCATTCAGTGCTATAACCCAGATCTCAATGAATGGGCAGAGGAAGATGAACTGCCTGAAGCCACTGTGGGAGTATCTTGTTGCACAATATCCATGCCCAACAACAAAACAAGGGAGTCCAGGGCTAGCTCGGTCTCTTCTGTGCCAGTCAGTATTTAA